TCGCGATGCGCGAACGGCGGCCGATGTCGCGCCGCCTCCACCGCATCACCGCCGCTATGCGTGCCCCCCAGGCATGGCTGAAGCGCAACGTGGACCTCGCCGAGGCGCCGCCGGAGACGGCCGACATCGTCGTCTCCACCGGCCCGTCGACGGCCGCCACGAACATCGCCCTCGCCCGCCTGCTCGGCGCGAAGAACATCTACTGCGGCTTTGCCAAGCGGCCGCAGTTCGGCGTCACCGCGCTCCTCACGCCGGTCCCGTCCTCGGCCCGCTGCGCCATCCTGACGCCGCGGCCGACCGACATCGACGCCACGGCGCTGCGCCAGCCGACGCCGCTGCGCGAGCCCGGGCCGAAGCGTCTCGCGCTGCTCTTCGGCGGGGAATCGAAGCACTACGCCTACACCGAGCGGGACATGCTGACCCTCGCGCGGGCGCTGCGCGGGATCCTCGACGCGGAGCCCGAGTGGTCGCTGATCGCGTTCGATTCGCGCCGCACGTCGACCGCGCTCTTCGAGACGTTCGCCACCACACTCGCCCCGGACGGCGAGCGGGTGCGCGTCGTACGCTACGCCGAGGCGGGCCTTGCCTCCAACACCGAGGCGTTCGAGGCCGACATCGTCCTCGTCACCGCCGACAGCCTCTCGATGGTCACCGAGGCGGTGGCTTCCGGGCGGCCGACCCTCGTCATCGCCGCCGACGACTACCTCGGCCCGCGGCGCGACCGGAGCGAGCTCGACGCGCTCGAGCAGCAGCGCCTGATCGC
This genomic window from Acuticoccus sediminis contains:
- a CDS encoding ELM1/GtrOC1 family putative glycosyltransferase, whose product is MTRVIVLTDGVAGHDRTSAGVLAALARHRTLDTRWIAMRERRPMSRRLHRITAAMRAPQAWLKRNVDLAEAPPETADIVVSTGPSTAATNIALARLLGAKNIYCGFAKRPQFGVTALLTPVPSSARCAILTPRPTDIDATALRQPTPLREPGPKRLALLFGGESKHYAYTERDMLTLARALRGILDAEPEWSLIAFDSRRTSTALFETFATTLAPDGERVRVVRYAEAGLASNTEAFEADIVLVTADSLSMVTEAVASGRPTLVIAADDYLGPRRDRSELDALEQQRLIARTRFGALDRKSLTLPPAPPPQSQPVALSAILASRGL